The nucleotide sequence CTTCATTTACAGATAATATGGTACGGAAGGGAATATTCCCCTGCAAGAGGGTGGAATTTGGAAAAAGACATAATAACCAAAACAATAGGAAGAAAAAAAGTTTTGGACGCCTACTACAAAACAAAAAATCCCAACGCTTAGTTGGGATTTTTTAGTCTAGTTTAAATTATTTTCGAATTGAATATTACTATATTCAACTATTTGCAAAGATTTGGAATAGCCAATCAAAAACTTAATAGTTTCAGGACTTGCTTTGGCAAGTTTACACTTGTGTTGATTCTCAGAGTAAATTTTTTCCATAAGATTATAGTATTGTTATGTTAAGATAACGCTACTAAAATGGAAATATTGTCCGGTTCGTCCTATGACCTATTAATTCGTTAAAACGATATTATGTTTTTCAATGATTTTTCTAAGGTTTATAAGCGCGTATCTCATTCTTCCCAAGGCTGTATTGATGCTAACCCCAGTGTTTTCAGAGATCTCCTTAAAACTCATGTCCCTGTAAATACGCATTAAAAGAACTTCTTTTTGATCGTCCGGTAATTCTTCGATCAATAAGGTAAGATCAGAATCTATTTGATCCTTGATAAGTTGTTTTTCTACATTAAGTTTATCATCACCAATTACGGAAAAGATATTAAAATCATCATTCCCCTCAAACATTGGCATTCTTTTGTTTCTTCTAAAGTGATCTATTACCAAGTTATGGGCTATTCTCATAACCCAAGGCAAAAACTTGCCTTCCTCGCTATAATTTCCCTTTTTCAAGGTCTTGATTACTTTAATAAAGGTGTCCTGAAAAATGTCCTCTGAAACATCACGGTCCAATACCTTGGAATAAATAAAGCTACTAATACGCTGGTTGTGCCTGTTGATCAAAACCTCTAAAGCTTTTTCATTACCGTTGATGTAATCCTTTACTAATACTGAGTCATCTATTTGCAGTTCCATACAAAATATTGTTTTTGGTTAAACTAGGGGGCCTCACCTTTCGGTTCGGACTTTTTTTATTACTTCTTCTTTTTCGAAGACTTTAAATCTTCATTGTTAATTAGTAACAGGATAAAAGTATATAAATGGTAAGCTGTGCAAAAAACTATGTTGTAAAACCCCCGTTAATTGATGTCAAATGCCAATTTTCTTATTTTACGCATAATAATTTGGAAAAATTGAAGTTGAAAGGGCCTGAAGAAATTAATGTTGGAACTATTTATTATTGTCAGCTGCCGGAAAGATAATATCACCTAAATATAAGGAATATAGAAAACACTGTACAGTTTATTGTAATTGGCCCATAAAAGGGAGGTATGGTTATAGACGTAATGGGAGATGCAATCTATTGGAAAACAAAATATTGGGAGTTTACTTTCAGGCTATGGCCTTTTAAAGCCATGCCCATCTGCTTATGTAACCATTACGTCACTGTAGAGACCTAACAGCTAATGTAAAACTGTTGTAAGTTTTTAGTTTAGGCAATGTTCATCCAATTCATCATTACACTTGTCACTTTTAATAATGTAAAGGGATTTAGAGTAATTCAACAAAAAATCTATCTTGGACCTGCGTGTAGACATTAATTTACAATTGTTCTTTGTAGTAACGTTGAATTTCCCCATAATAATATATTGTTATTGTCAAATAACGCAAGTGTTATGAAGAAATTAACCAAAAGGGGTTGTAAGACCTATTAATTCGTTAAAATAATGTTGTTCTTTTCTACAATCTTCCTAAGGTTGATAAGTGCATAGCGCATTCTGCCCAAGGCAGTGTTAATACTTACCCCTGTATTTTCAGATATTTCCTTAAAGCTCATATCCTTATATAGGCGCATTTCCAAAACTTCCATCTGATCTTTTGGCAATTCCTTGATAAGTAGGGTAAGATCCTGATCTATCTGGTCTTTGATAATTCGTCTTTCAGCATTTAACTGATCATCGCTAATTATGGAGAATATATTGAAATCATTGTTGCCTTCAAATCTGGGCATTCGTTTATTCTTTCTAAAATAATCTATTATTAGGTTGTGGGAAATACGCATTACCCAAGGCAAAAATTTTCCTTCTTCATTATAATTACCCTTCTTAAGGGTTCTTATAACCTTTATAAAGGTATCTTGAAAAATATCTTCTGTAATTTCCCGATCTTGTACTTTGGAATAAATAAAACTGCTAAGTCGCTGGTTGTGTCGGTCAATTAGTTTTTCCAGGGCTCTTTCGTCCCCGTTCATGTAGTCTTTTACTAATACTGAATCTTCTATTAATAGTTCCATACAAATTACTTTTTTGAGGCTAAAATTCCATACCTGTTTGTGTTACAAGTGTATTTTTTAGCAAAATTTTAAAAAAGTAATTTTGTTACGTATAGGCTATTTAGGGTTTATTATGCATCAAATATAAAAAAAAATAAATCGAATCAAACTACTTTCCTTCAATGAATATAATTTAGTTGTAGGACAAAGGCTACTAGCGAATAAAACTCACATATCGTATCTTTGCAAACTTAAATACGAGCATGACCACTATAACAGACGTTAATCCCAAGCATAATATTATAATTAAAGGGGCAAAGCTCCATAATTTAAAGAATATAGACGTTGTAATACCACGGAATAAACTAGTGGTCATTACAGGTCTGTCCGGTTCGGGAAAATCAAGTCTGGCCTTCGATACCCTTTATGCCGAAGGACAAAGAAGATATGTTGAAAGTCTCTCCTCCTATGCCAGGCAGTTTTTAGGAAAATTGGACAAGCCCAAAGTGGATTATATTAAAGGTATAGCTCCGGCCATTGCTATTGAACAAAAGGTAAATTCTACCAATCCCAGATCTACCGTGGGAACCACTACGGAAATCTATGACTATTTAAAATTAATGTTCGCCCGTATTGGCAGAACCTTTTCCCCTATATCGGGCAATGAGGTTAAAAAGCATACCGTTTCGGACGTGGTAGAGCATATTAAAACCTTTGGGGAAGGCACAAAATTACTTTTGCTTGCACCTATTAGAATTAGTGCCGATAGGGACCCTTATAAATCGCTTCAACTGTTTTCCAAGCAGGGATTTGCAAGAATATTGTACAATGGAGAGGTTGTTAGGATAGATGAGGACCTAAAGGATGTAGGCCGGGAATTTGAACTGGTGGTAGACCGAATTATATATAAAAATGACGAAGATTTTTTTAATAGGTTGGGCAACGCCATTGATACGGCATTTTTTGAAGGAAAGGGCGAATGCATCGTTCAGGAACTTGCAACGGGCCAAAATACCCATTTCAGCAATAAGTTTGAATTGGACGGAATGCAATTCCTAGAACCCAATGTTCATTTGTTCAGTTTTAACAACCCATATGGGGCCTGTCCCAAATGTGAGGGCTATGGGGATGTTATTGGCATAGATGAGAACTTGGTTATTCCCAACACCTCTCTCTCGGTATACGAAAACGCTATTTTTCCGTGGCGAGGGGAAAGTATGGGATGGTACAGGGATGAATTGGTGAATGTGGCCTATAAATTTGATTTTCCAATCCATAAACCCTGGTATCAACTATCCGATGAACAAAAGCAACTTGTTTGGGATGGAAACAGCTATTTTACCGGTATCCATAAATTCTTTGGAGGCCTGGAAGAAAAGAGCTATAAAATACAGAACAGGGTAATGCTATCCCGATATCGAGGTAAAACCAAATGCAGTACCTGTAAGGGAAGGCGTCTAAGAAAGGAAACAGACTATGTAAAAGTTTCGGGGAAATCTATTTCCGACCTTGTGGAATTACCTATAGAAGACCTTATCCGCTTCTTTAAGGCCATTAAACTTAGTTCCAACGACGAGAAAATTGCCAGCAGATTACTTAGGGAAATAGAAAGCCGATTGGGGTTTCTATATAATGTAGGACTAAGTTATTTAACATTGAACAGAAAATCCAATTCCCTGTCCGGTGGGGAAAGTCAACGAATAAATTTGGCAACCTCCTTGGGCAGTAGTTTGGTAGGCTCCATGTATATATTGGACGAACCCAGTATTGGCCTTCACCCAAAAGATACCGAAAACTTAATAACCGTTCTAAAATCCTTGCGCGACTTGGGCAATACCGTAATTGTGGTGGAACACGATGAGGACATTATGAAGGCGGCAGACGAGGTAATCGATATTGGCCCGGAAGCGGGCACGCATGGCGGGGAAGTCGTAGCCCATGGTACCTTGGATGAAATTCTTAAATCCAATTCCCTTACAGCGGCTTACCTAAATGGTTCCATGGAAATTGCCATACCAAAAACAAGGAGGCCTTTTAAAAATTACATAGAAATAAAAGGAGCTCGGGAAAATAACCTTAAAAATATTGATGTAACTTTTCCTTTGAATGTATTGACCGTCATTACCGGTGTATCGGGCAGTGGCAAAAGTACTTTGGTAAAAAAACTATTATACCCTATAATCCTAAAGGAACTCGGCGGCTACGGAGAGAAAGCTGGGCAGTACAGCTCCATGGAAGGTAAATTTCAATCTTTAAAGCACGTAGAATACGTTGACCAAAACCCCATTGGTCGATCTTCCAGATCCAACCCTGTTACCTACATTAAGGCTTATGACGATATCCGTAATCTTTTTGCCAACCAGAAATTAAGCAAGCTAAGAGGGTATCAGGCCAAACATTTTTCTTTTAATGTTGATGGTGGCAGGTGCGAAAAATGCAAAGGTGAGGGCGAGATTACCGTGGAAATGCAATTCATGGCCGATGTACATTTGGAATGCGAAATCTGTAATGGAAAAAGGTTTAAAAAGGAAGTATTGGAAGTAAAATTTGAGGACGCTAATATAGATCATGTCCTTAATATGACCATTGATGATGCCGTAGCTTTCTTTGACAAAAACAATCAATCCAAAATCGTAACCAAACTAAAACCGCTTCAAGATGTTGGGCTAGGCTATGTAACCTTGGGACAGTCTTCCTCTACCCTTTCGGGTGGCGAAGCACAGCGCATTAAACTGGCCTCATTTTTGGTAAAGGGGAACACCAAGGACAAAGCCCTATTTATTTTTGATGAACCCACCACAGGTCTCCATTTCCAC is from Arenibacter algicola and encodes:
- the uvrA gene encoding excinuclease ABC subunit UvrA, giving the protein MTTITDVNPKHNIIIKGAKLHNLKNIDVVIPRNKLVVITGLSGSGKSSLAFDTLYAEGQRRYVESLSSYARQFLGKLDKPKVDYIKGIAPAIAIEQKVNSTNPRSTVGTTTEIYDYLKLMFARIGRTFSPISGNEVKKHTVSDVVEHIKTFGEGTKLLLLAPIRISADRDPYKSLQLFSKQGFARILYNGEVVRIDEDLKDVGREFELVVDRIIYKNDEDFFNRLGNAIDTAFFEGKGECIVQELATGQNTHFSNKFELDGMQFLEPNVHLFSFNNPYGACPKCEGYGDVIGIDENLVIPNTSLSVYENAIFPWRGESMGWYRDELVNVAYKFDFPIHKPWYQLSDEQKQLVWDGNSYFTGIHKFFGGLEEKSYKIQNRVMLSRYRGKTKCSTCKGRRLRKETDYVKVSGKSISDLVELPIEDLIRFFKAIKLSSNDEKIASRLLREIESRLGFLYNVGLSYLTLNRKSNSLSGGESQRINLATSLGSSLVGSMYILDEPSIGLHPKDTENLITVLKSLRDLGNTVIVVEHDEDIMKAADEVIDIGPEAGTHGGEVVAHGTLDEILKSNSLTAAYLNGSMEIAIPKTRRPFKNYIEIKGARENNLKNIDVTFPLNVLTVITGVSGSGKSTLVKKLLYPIILKELGGYGEKAGQYSSMEGKFQSLKHVEYVDQNPIGRSSRSNPVTYIKAYDDIRNLFANQKLSKLRGYQAKHFSFNVDGGRCEKCKGEGEITVEMQFMADVHLECEICNGKRFKKEVLEVKFEDANIDHVLNMTIDDAVAFFDKNNQSKIVTKLKPLQDVGLGYVTLGQSSSTLSGGEAQRIKLASFLVKGNTKDKALFIFDEPTTGLHFHDIKKLLKSFDALIGKGHSIIVIEHNIDLIKCADYIIDLGPDGGNKGGQLLVQGTPEIVVKNKTSYTAQYLKEKLSN
- a CDS encoding RNA polymerase sigma factor, which encodes MELQIDDSVLVKDYINGNEKALEVLINRHNQRISSFIYSKVLDRDVSEDIFQDTFIKVIKTLKKGNYSEEGKFLPWVMRIAHNLVIDHFRRNKRMPMFEGNDDFNIFSVIGDDKLNVEKQLIKDQIDSDLTLLIEELPDDQKEVLLMRIYRDMSFKEISENTGVSINTALGRMRYALINLRKIIEKHNIVLTN
- a CDS encoding RNA polymerase sigma factor is translated as MELLIEDSVLVKDYMNGDERALEKLIDRHNQRLSSFIYSKVQDREITEDIFQDTFIKVIRTLKKGNYNEEGKFLPWVMRISHNLIIDYFRKNKRMPRFEGNNDFNIFSIISDDQLNAERRIIKDQIDQDLTLLIKELPKDQMEVLEMRLYKDMSFKEISENTGVSINTALGRMRYALINLRKIVEKNNIILTN